A part of Maridesulfovibrio hydrothermalis AM13 = DSM 14728 genomic DNA contains:
- the ruvA gene encoding Holliday junction branch migration protein RuvA, producing MIAYIHGKLLEATDKSCIILTPGGVGYELFLTITAISTLPEAGADMVFYVHSVVREDAFDLYGFPCFDDREVFRTLISIDRLGPKKALAILSQFNPKELQDIVFREDVKTLSIVPGIGPKSARQILWSLKDKMETLKSAVVRSGSCPAEGDRSEFLDALSGLRNLGYADDEVREFLKNIFDEEPDLDAGGAIRVALKKISQSK from the coding sequence ATGATCGCCTATATTCATGGTAAACTTCTCGAAGCTACAGATAAGTCATGTATTATCCTGACCCCCGGCGGGGTGGGGTATGAACTCTTTTTGACCATTACGGCCATTTCAACCTTGCCCGAGGCAGGGGCCGATATGGTTTTTTATGTTCATTCAGTAGTGCGTGAAGATGCTTTTGACCTTTACGGCTTTCCCTGCTTTGATGATCGGGAAGTTTTCCGGACCCTTATTTCAATTGACCGCCTCGGGCCTAAAAAAGCACTGGCAATCCTTTCGCAGTTTAATCCTAAGGAGTTGCAGGATATAGTCTTCCGTGAAGATGTGAAGACGCTTTCAATTGTTCCGGGTATCGGGCCTAAATCAGCTCGTCAGATTCTGTGGTCGCTCAAAGATAAGATGGAGACTCTTAAAAGTGCCGTTGTCCGCAGCGGTTCATGCCCTGCCGAGGGTGACCGCAGTGAGTTTCTTGATGCTCTTTCGGGTTTACGCAATCTGGGGTATGCAGATGACGAAGTCAGGGAATTTCTTAAAAATATTTTTGACGAGGAGCCTGATCTTGATGCCGGCGGCGCAATCAGGGTAGCTCTAAAGAAAATTTCTCAAAGTAAATAA
- the ruvC gene encoding crossover junction endodeoxyribonuclease RuvC, with the protein MGDSGIVIIGIDPGTRVTGFGIVRELSGQVSLVDAGTIRTDSKKPMCARLGQIYARIAGLLASHSPDEAAIENIFVASNSASALKLGQARGAAMAACAVSGIIVSGYEPTKVKLNLVGNGRADKSQVAFMVERILGVKNTKWALDTTDALAIAICHLNERRFARMAGK; encoded by the coding sequence ATGGGAGATTCCGGTATTGTTATTATCGGCATTGACCCCGGAACCCGGGTAACGGGATTCGGAATTGTCAGGGAATTATCCGGTCAGGTCTCCCTTGTTGATGCCGGAACAATCCGGACCGACTCCAAAAAGCCCATGTGCGCCCGTCTGGGGCAGATTTATGCACGCATTGCCGGGCTGCTCGCAAGTCATTCACCGGATGAGGCGGCAATAGAAAATATTTTTGTCGCCTCTAATTCGGCTTCCGCCTTAAAACTGGGACAGGCGAGAGGGGCCGCTATGGCCGCCTGTGCTGTTTCCGGAATAATTGTATCCGGTTATGAACCAACAAAGGTAAAACTGAATCTTGTGGGCAATGGACGTGCGGACAAGTCTCAGGTCGCTTTTATGGTGGAGCGCATTCTCGGTGTGAAAAATACCAAATGGGCTCTTGATACCACCGATGCTCTGGCTATTGCGATTTGTCATCTCAATGAACGAAGATTTGCAAGGATGGCTGGAAAATGA
- a CDS encoding YebC/PmpR family DNA-binding transcriptional regulator: MAGHSKWANIQHRKGRQDAKRGKIFTKMAKDIIIAAKGGGDIAMNASLRLAVSKAKAVNMPNDKIDTAIKKGTGELAGGDISEIMYEGYGPGGVAILIEAATDNKNRTVAEVRYALSKSGGSMGEAGCVAWMFDKRGVMVFDSEKYTEDQLLEIGLDAGAEDVIAEEGSLEVHCAPEDFTTVQKAFETAECVAVRSELAYVPKNLVEVDVSNAKKLMNLMEKLEDNDDVQSVHVNADFPDELMAEMEG; encoded by the coding sequence ATGGCTGGACATAGTAAATGGGCGAACATTCAGCATAGAAAAGGCAGACAGGACGCCAAGCGCGGCAAAATTTTTACTAAGATGGCTAAAGACATCATTATCGCTGCCAAAGGCGGTGGTGATATTGCCATGAACGCTTCTTTGCGTCTTGCGGTTTCCAAAGCGAAAGCCGTAAACATGCCTAACGATAAAATTGATACCGCGATTAAAAAAGGTACCGGAGAACTCGCCGGTGGTGATATCAGTGAAATCATGTACGAAGGTTACGGTCCCGGCGGTGTAGCAATTCTTATCGAAGCCGCTACCGATAATAAGAACCGTACGGTTGCTGAAGTCCGTTATGCGCTGTCCAAAAGCGGCGGTTCTATGGGCGAAGCCGGCTGCGTTGCATGGATGTTTGACAAAAGAGGCGTGATGGTTTTCGACAGTGAAAAATACACTGAAGATCAGCTTCTTGAAATCGGCCTTGATGCAGGAGCTGAGGACGTTATCGCAGAAGAAGGTTCTCTTGAAGTTCACTGCGCGCCTGAAGATTTCACAACAGTTCAGAAGGCCTTTGAAACAGCAGAATGTGTAGCAGTAAGATCTGAACTGGCTTATGTTCCCAAAAACCTCGTTGAGGTGGACGTTTCTAATGCCAAAAAGCTTATGAACCTTATGGAAAAACTTGAAGACAACGATGACGTGCAGAGCGTCCATGTCAACGCTGATTTTCCTGACGAGCTTATGGCTGAAATGGAAGGTTAG
- a CDS encoding RlmE family RNA methyltransferase produces MKQYRDHYFKKAKKDNYPARSVYKLQELDKRFKILAKGQNVMDLGAAPGSWTLFAAKKVGDEGRVLGVDIQSTDTEFPPNATFLQADVFVDSPELLAAMDMQLPYDLIISDMAPKTSGVKFADQVNSLELCERARDILPSRLKKGGNFVVKIFEGPDVRGYTDSLRKMFSKVKNFKPKSSRQESKEIFIVGLGFLGIVE; encoded by the coding sequence ATGAAACAATATCGCGATCATTACTTTAAAAAGGCTAAGAAAGATAATTATCCGGCCCGTTCCGTGTACAAACTTCAGGAGCTGGATAAACGTTTTAAAATTTTAGCTAAGGGCCAGAATGTAATGGACCTCGGGGCCGCGCCCGGTTCATGGACACTTTTTGCGGCGAAGAAAGTCGGGGATGAGGGCCGCGTGCTGGGGGTGGACATTCAGTCTACGGATACCGAGTTTCCGCCTAATGCAACTTTTTTGCAGGCTGATGTGTTTGTCGATTCTCCTGAACTTCTGGCTGCAATGGATATGCAGCTTCCATATGATCTTATCATCAGTGATATGGCTCCCAAAACAAGCGGGGTTAAATTTGCTGATCAGGTTAATTCGCTGGAGCTTTGTGAAAGGGCAAGGGATATTCTGCCCAGCAGGCTTAAGAAGGGTGGAAATTTTGTGGTTAAAATATTTGAAGGCCCTGATGTCCGGGGCTACACAGATTCCCTGCGCAAGATGTTTTCCAAGGTGAAGAATTTTAAACCGAAAAGCTCCAGACAAGAAAGTAAAGAAATCTTTATAGTAGGGCTTGGCTTTTTGGGAATAGTTGAGTAG
- a CDS encoding glycosyltransferase family protein: protein MQRPQRIQIKNESGIPQTLPEGKQYFQDLGGSGDILFLGLGPVPETAAALFPDSSTLYYIECREFEEQIKLRRELPPVFKRITQEQLKEKSKLRIVLYTPNKKLFPSFWEPVISRLRLAGTGIQAKKRHKTVWIPGDDKSLLVPEISRAFAAADFTYRVIAPDAMRKNLLSLLDQELPEIVFSINYSGLDNSGETYFMLCEAGVKVVVWLVDNPFHIISGVKSDYWKQVPTMVTDDWFIDPLEKLGAQKLIHLPLATDPELFNSTVPKYPALEERIVFVGRSSFPQKKSFFSGCTFTQTDQIDAASAIRQGVKPDYEWWARRDRLNTFWPGRKVRETGFRAEQAGLLWRSNALENVKSKLTLFGDAGWKDQLSASDLRPPVDYYTALPSIYAGSGITLNMTSPLLPHGLTQRNFDVWAAGGFLISDFTPGLSIFPEELAAECSFTSPDQLAELCDKFASLPRLRKSLSKIWHKVIMQEHTYNCRLHNILNFLQ, encoded by the coding sequence ATGCAGCGCCCACAACGAATCCAAATTAAAAACGAATCCGGAATCCCCCAGACACTTCCCGAAGGAAAGCAATACTTTCAGGACCTCGGCGGAAGCGGAGACATACTGTTTCTAGGTCTTGGCCCCGTACCGGAAACAGCCGCAGCCCTTTTTCCTGACAGCTCAACGTTATATTATATTGAATGCCGTGAATTTGAAGAGCAAATTAAGCTCCGCAGAGAACTTCCACCTGTATTCAAACGGATAACGCAAGAACAACTCAAGGAAAAAAGCAAACTGCGCATTGTCCTGTACACCCCAAATAAAAAGCTTTTCCCTTCATTCTGGGAGCCGGTCATTTCAAGACTAAGGCTTGCAGGCACTGGTATACAGGCAAAAAAAAGGCATAAAACAGTTTGGATTCCCGGAGATGATAAGTCACTTCTGGTGCCGGAAATATCCCGCGCCTTTGCTGCTGCCGACTTCACATACAGGGTTATCGCCCCGGATGCAATGCGCAAGAATCTGCTTTCCCTGCTGGATCAGGAATTGCCTGAAATTGTATTCAGCATCAACTACAGCGGGCTTGATAATTCCGGAGAAACTTATTTCATGCTCTGCGAGGCTGGTGTTAAGGTCGTTGTCTGGTTGGTGGACAACCCTTTTCATATTATTTCAGGGGTCAAGTCAGACTATTGGAAACAGGTTCCTACAATGGTAACTGACGACTGGTTTATTGATCCGCTCGAAAAACTTGGAGCGCAAAAACTGATTCACCTGCCACTGGCAACCGATCCTGAGCTTTTCAACTCTACTGTACCTAAATACCCTGCTCTTGAAGAACGCATTGTTTTTGTCGGCCGCTCCAGCTTTCCTCAAAAAAAATCTTTTTTTTCAGGATGCACCTTTACGCAAACCGACCAGATTGATGCCGCCTCCGCCATAAGGCAAGGTGTTAAACCTGACTATGAATGGTGGGCCAGACGTGACAGACTGAATACTTTCTGGCCCGGACGAAAAGTCCGCGAAACAGGGTTCAGAGCTGAACAGGCTGGACTGCTCTGGCGCAGCAATGCTCTTGAAAATGTAAAATCAAAACTGACCCTGTTCGGTGATGCCGGCTGGAAAGATCAACTGAGTGCTTCGGATCTCCGCCCGCCTGTTGACTACTATACTGCTCTGCCATCCATCTATGCAGGCTCCGGCATTACTTTAAATATGACAAGTCCGCTGCTACCGCACGGCTTAACTCAGAGGAACTTCGATGTCTGGGCTGCCGGAGGATTCCTTATCTCCGACTTTACACCCGGTCTTTCTATTTTCCCTGAGGAGCTTGCGGCTGAGTGTTCTTTCACATCACCGGACCAACTGGCAGAGCTTTGCGATAAATTCGCAAGCCTGCCCCGACTCAGAAAAAGCCTTTCAAAAATATGGCACAAAGTTATTATGCAAGAGCATACCTATAACTGTAGACTCCATAACATTCTAAACTTCTTGCAGTAA
- a CDS encoding BON domain-containing protein: protein MRNIKFLCLLMLISSFLSGCSTSILIPPLPGPTMIPSSIGTLYNAYAISTDERGFQTIIEDEMLETKIQHAILNEKGLEILDISTYAYNGHVYVIGKYDEKEDFQRIRQIVKNTKEANSLTTYLFAEKEEEQCSASDDYLLQMSVKTALLNDDSVWGANVAVKSVQCNIILLGRVGDFNEAVAAKQITARVNGVKSVKTFIRSSRQNKYLRQNKRIAAVMN, encoded by the coding sequence ATGCGAAACATCAAATTTTTATGCCTTCTCATGCTTATATCCAGCTTTTTAAGTGGTTGTTCAACTTCAATACTGATTCCCCCACTGCCCGGGCCTACAATGATTCCTTCATCTATAGGTACTCTTTATAATGCCTATGCCATCAGCACTGATGAAAGAGGGTTCCAGACTATTATTGAAGATGAAATGCTTGAAACCAAAATCCAGCATGCAATTCTTAATGAAAAGGGACTGGAGATATTGGACATAAGCACATACGCATACAACGGGCATGTCTACGTTATCGGAAAGTATGATGAGAAAGAAGACTTCCAGCGCATCCGCCAGATTGTTAAAAATACTAAGGAAGCAAATTCTCTTACAACCTACTTATTTGCAGAAAAAGAAGAAGAGCAATGCAGTGCTTCTGACGACTATCTGCTGCAAATGTCTGTTAAGACGGCCCTCTTAAATGATGACTCAGTCTGGGGCGCAAATGTTGCAGTCAAGTCAGTACAGTGTAACATTATTCTTCTGGGGCGGGTCGGTGATTTCAATGAAGCCGTTGCAGCAAAGCAGATCACGGCGCGTGTAAACGGCGTCAAATCCGTGAAGACCTTCATACGCTCAAGCAGACAGAATAAGTACCTCAGACAAAATAAACGCATAGCCGCCGTTATGAACTGA
- a CDS encoding GntR family transcriptional regulator, protein MTTNEGLKRRVLRDDVVEHIVDSILNGALKPGDKIVETRISRELHVSQGAVREAIRDLTARGFVETEAYKGSRVRVLSAEDMQEYFAVRRELEPIAVSWAYKLNAINIEELYAIVDTMNEGVLNRDVDVVRKADLEFHRKIIEFSGNSSLVRSWEALANDYWIYTIASKEFSENKDMSGHAQDHKRIVEAIDSGDLDLMKDRLQSHFISEM, encoded by the coding sequence ATGACAACTAATGAAGGACTGAAGAGGCGGGTTTTAAGAGATGATGTGGTGGAGCACATTGTTGACAGCATCTTAAATGGTGCACTTAAACCCGGCGATAAGATTGTTGAGACCAGAATCTCGCGTGAGCTGCATGTCAGCCAGGGGGCTGTGCGTGAGGCAATCAGGGATTTAACTGCCCGCGGTTTTGTTGAAACAGAGGCTTATAAAGGATCAAGGGTCAGGGTTCTTTCTGCGGAGGATATGCAGGAATATTTTGCAGTGCGTCGTGAACTTGAACCGATTGCTGTGAGCTGGGCATACAAGCTGAATGCTATAAACATTGAAGAGCTATACGCAATTGTCGACACAATGAATGAGGGGGTTCTCAATCGGGATGTGGATGTTGTGCGTAAGGCTGATCTGGAATTTCACAGAAAAATTATTGAATTTTCAGGGAACAGTTCACTTGTACGGTCATGGGAAGCTTTGGCTAATGACTATTGGATTTACACCATTGCCAGCAAAGAGTTTAGCGAAAACAAAGATATGTCAGGTCATGCGCAAGATCATAAGCGTATTGTCGAGGCAATAGATTCAGGTGACCTTGATCTCATGAAGGACCGTTTGCAGAGCCATTTTATAAGCGAAATGTAA
- a CDS encoding methyl-accepting chemotaxis protein yields MKLNIKNKLILMILVAVILSVGGLSSIAYFKMIGMAESFFAESSLNELKQVDNFVSQFMKEAMLNTKYLALDEATIDSLGNNLNFTIDPDLDRISRESMNDKGKAAFDFFENMIKSHPVYSFAFVGMKDGGFNMYPEDSMPKGYDPRARPWYTESLSASGDTSFSKAYKSTTGQAVSTVTAKIVKNGELIGVVGIDIKLSSLTDVIAGIKIGKSGYIMLMEADNTILSDPAHKDFIFKQADKVDNAGLTALSRLNNEMTTLMVDGTEKFVRVYTSPHLGWKLALMIDRSEIMRGAYNTLKDTILIGLGIALVLCFLGWIVARTIAAPIQLLVGAAQSVSKGDFEAIPDESRFSGELLTLQQALKNMVDDLVALLKTTEEKGLEAEEQTKLAKKALAEAEVARGEAETAKRDGMLQAAEHLEKIVDQVTSASQELSAQIEQSKAGADLQRERTTEAATAMEEMNASVFEVAQNASQAAESADDAKNQAEGGGKIVQNVIASIGEVHVAAGSMSEGLEKLGKQAEGIGQIMNVITDIADQTNLLALNAAIEAARAGEAGRGFAVVADEVRKLAEKTMDATKEVGQAVSAIQSGTNNSINDMEKASGMIETSTGYASDAGKSLSAIVESVDSTADQVRAIATASEEQSAASEEINRNTDEVNRIASETSQAMAESAQAVHELSRLSEELQGVIDDLKNV; encoded by the coding sequence GTGAAGTTGAATATCAAAAATAAGCTGATCCTGATGATTTTAGTTGCGGTCATCCTTTCGGTGGGAGGGCTTTCGTCTATTGCATATTTTAAAATGATTGGAATGGCGGAAAGTTTTTTTGCAGAGTCTTCTTTGAATGAACTTAAACAGGTGGATAATTTTGTCTCCCAGTTCATGAAAGAGGCTATGCTTAATACCAAGTATCTGGCACTGGATGAGGCTACAATTGATTCACTCGGTAATAATCTTAATTTCACGATAGACCCCGACCTTGACCGAATCTCTCGTGAAAGCATGAATGATAAGGGGAAGGCGGCTTTTGATTTTTTTGAAAACATGATTAAAAGCCACCCTGTTTACAGTTTTGCTTTTGTCGGCATGAAGGATGGCGGATTTAATATGTATCCCGAGGACTCCATGCCTAAGGGGTATGACCCCAGAGCAAGGCCCTGGTATACAGAGTCTTTATCTGCAAGCGGGGACACTTCTTTTAGTAAGGCATATAAATCGACCACGGGGCAAGCCGTTAGCACTGTAACTGCGAAAATTGTGAAAAACGGGGAGCTGATCGGTGTGGTCGGTATTGATATCAAACTCTCAAGTTTAACCGATGTTATTGCGGGAATTAAGATCGGTAAAAGCGGTTATATAATGCTTATGGAGGCTGATAATACTATTCTCAGCGATCCGGCACATAAAGATTTTATTTTCAAGCAGGCTGACAAAGTTGATAACGCCGGTCTCACAGCATTATCCAGACTGAATAATGAGATGACAACTCTTATGGTTGACGGCACAGAAAAATTTGTGCGGGTTTATACTTCGCCTCATTTGGGCTGGAAGCTGGCTCTTATGATTGATAGGTCTGAAATCATGCGCGGGGCTTATAATACTCTTAAGGATACCATTCTGATCGGCCTTGGAATAGCTTTGGTCCTGTGTTTTCTGGGTTGGATTGTTGCCAGAACCATTGCTGCGCCTATTCAGCTTTTGGTTGGCGCGGCTCAGTCTGTTTCCAAAGGTGATTTTGAGGCAATTCCCGATGAGTCCAGATTCTCAGGAGAACTGCTTACCTTGCAGCAAGCTCTTAAAAATATGGTTGACGACCTTGTGGCGTTGCTTAAAACAACCGAAGAAAAAGGGCTTGAGGCGGAAGAGCAGACCAAACTGGCCAAAAAAGCTCTGGCTGAAGCTGAAGTTGCAAGAGGGGAGGCTGAAACAGCTAAACGTGATGGAATGCTTCAGGCTGCCGAACATCTTGAAAAAATTGTTGATCAGGTCACCAGCGCATCGCAGGAGCTTTCGGCTCAGATTGAGCAGTCCAAAGCCGGAGCCGATTTGCAGAGAGAAAGAACTACTGAAGCTGCAACAGCTATGGAAGAAATGAATGCCTCAGTCTTTGAGGTTGCACAGAATGCCTCGCAAGCAGCTGAAAGTGCAGATGATGCTAAGAATCAGGCTGAAGGCGGGGGTAAAATTGTTCAGAATGTAATTGCAAGTATCGGCGAAGTGCATGTTGCAGCCGGCAGTATGTCTGAAGGTCTTGAGAAGCTGGGCAAACAGGCTGAAGGCATCGGCCAGATTATGAACGTGATTACCGATATTGCCGATCAGACAAACCTTTTGGCTCTTAATGCCGCCATTGAGGCTGCTCGCGCAGGCGAGGCTGGGCGCGGCTTTGCTGTAGTTGCTGATGAAGTTAGAAAGCTGGCTGAAAAGACAATGGATGCTACGAAGGAAGTTGGGCAGGCTGTATCGGCAATTCAGTCCGGGACTAACAATAGTATCAATGATATGGAAAAGGCCTCCGGTATGATTGAAACGAGTACTGGCTATGCTTCTGATGCAGGCAAGTCTCTTTCAGCCATTGTTGAAAGCGTTGACTCTACTGCTGATCAGGTCAGGGCTATTGCTACAGCATCCGAAGAGCAGTCTGCTGCCTCGGAGGAAATTAATCGTAATACTGATGAAGTTAACCGTATTGCATCTGAGACTTCTCAGGCAATGGCAGAGTCTGCACAGGCTGTGCATGAGCTTTCAAGGTTGTCAGAAGAGTTGCAGGGCGTTATCGATGACTTGAAAAATGTATAG